The following proteins are co-located in the Rhea pennata isolate bPtePen1 chromosome 2, bPtePen1.pri, whole genome shotgun sequence genome:
- the LOC134136692 gene encoding zinc finger protein OZF-like, whose translation MPVVFEDVVVYFSPDEWAELTGWQREMYREVMLENYKVVTSLGWPCVKPEIICKIEREEEPFVRDLPVPSVWRRHQISLPDADTQIKKEEEGGPETLPAAAAFQRKSEPCLKWRGGSARGRLGKRRGCPAVRPRTQPLLALRQAALLKKNPPTCPECDKSFKSNTALTIHERSHTGERPFKCQECGKGFPSKGDLKRHQKTHTGKTESPSLGAAVCLPPKLLLSRPQHGPLGPKRPYMCTQCGKSFSKSRDLKKHQQTHTAERPFSCLQCGSSFRLKQILVSHQKVHRGEKPFRCTDCGKQFSQKHHLLSHQRVHTGEKPFTCTQCGHRFSQKHHLISHQRIHTGERPFVCAQCSKSFKDKKTLIIHERIHTGEKPYKCNECGKTCSQKQHLKSHQRIHSGPQVLGALETRWRENAVVSSQGTRAEAKPFQCSVCEKRFRDERIMLAHQRTHAEQRLLKSIPRVGQSLRLALQQSSQLEQAHSPSPLLSGASPPQKLAHTAPQGALATKRPFVCGNCGKRFTQSKYLRLHQRSHT comes from the exons ATGCCGGTGGTGTTTGAGGATGTGGTCGTCTATTTCTCCCCCGATGAGTGGGCAGAGCTGACAGGATGGCAGCGGGAGATGTACCGGGAGGTGATGCTGGAGAACTACAAGGTGGTCACTTCACTGG GCTGGCCCTGTGTTAAACCAGAAATCATCTGTAAGATTGAGCGAGAGGAAGAACCATTCGTGAGAGACCTCCCAGTCCCCAGTGTGTGGAGAAGACACCAGATCTCTTTGCCAG ATGCTGATACCCAGattaaaaaggaggaagagggaggccCAGAAAcactgccagcagctgctgcctttcagaggaAGTCTGAGCCATGCTTGAAGTGGCGAGGTGGCTCAGCCCGTGGCCGGCTGGGCAAGAGGCGGGGTTGTCCAGCAGTGCGGCCCCGCACCCAGCCCCTCCTGGCTCTCCGGCAGGCAGCCCTgctcaaaaaaaacccacccacaTGTCCTGAGTGTGACAAGAGTTTTAAGAGCAACACTGCACTGACCATTCACGAGAGGAGCCACACGGGTGAGCGGCCGTTCAAGTGCCAAGAGTGTGGGAAAGGCTTTCCCTCCAAGGGGGACCTCAAGAGACACCAGAAAACCCACACAGGGAAGACCGAGTCCCCTTCTCTAGGAGCTGCTGTTTGCCTTCCTCCAAAGTTGCTTCTTTCTCGGCCTCAGCATGGCCCCCTGGGACCCAAGAGGCCCTACATGTGCACCCAGTGTGGAAAGAGCTTCAGCAAGAGCCGAGACCTCAAGAAGCACCAGCAGACACACACGGCAGAGCGGCCCTTCTCCTGCCTGCAGTGTGGGAGCAGCTTTCGGCTCAAGCAGATCCTGGTGTCGCACCAAAAGGTGCATCGTGGGGAGAAGCCCTTCCGCTGCACAGACTGCGGGAAGCAGTTCAGCCAGAAGCATCACCTGCTGAGCCACCAGCGTGTGCACACAGGCGAGAAACCCTTCACCTGCACGCAGTGCGGCCACCGCTTCAGCCAGAAGCACCACCTGATTAGTCACCAGCGCATCCACACTGGGGAGCGTCCCTTCGTCTGTGCCCAGTGCAGCAAGAGCTTCAAGGACAAAAAGACCCTCATCATCCATGAGAGGATCCACACTGGTGAGAAGCCCTACAAGTGCAATGAGTGTGGCAAGACCTGCAGCCAAAAACAGCATCTGAAGAGCCACCAGCGCATCCACAGTGGCCCACAGGTGCTGGGGGCCTTGGAGACCAGATGGAGAGAGAATGCAGTGGTGTCCTCACAGGGCACACGGGCAGAGGCAAAGCCGTTCCAGTGCTCAGTGTGCGAGAAGAGGTTTCGGGATGAGAGGATCATGCTGGCTCATCAGCGAACCCACGctgagcagaggctgctgaaaAGCATCCCCCGGGTAGGACAGAGCCTGCGACTGGCTTTGCAGCAGAGCTCCCAGCTGGAGCAGGCACATAGCCCCAGCCCACTGCTGTCCGGGGCCAGCCCTCCCCAGAAACTGGCTCACACAGCTCCACAAGGAGCCCTGGCTACGAAGAGACCTTTTGTTTGTGGTAATTGTGGGAAGAGATTCACCCAGAGCAAGTATCTCCGGCTCCATCAGAGGAGTCACACGtga